The following are encoded together in the Streptomyces tsukubensis genome:
- a CDS encoding Asp23/Gls24 family envelope stress response protein, translated as MSTPATSVTASTAAGTGTGKAPGPRGSLEHTTTLGTGATGSAEPAATRGKTTIADVVVVKIAGMAAREIPGVHDMGGGFSRTLGAVRERVPGGGRSNVGRGVKVEVGERQAAIDIDVVIEYGVQITELARDVRENVIAAVERTTGLEVVEVNVAVNDVRLPEEDTDDRAGAESRVE; from the coding sequence ATGTCGACACCCGCCACTTCCGTCACCGCCAGTACCGCCGCCGGCACAGGTACCGGCAAAGCCCCCGGCCCTCGGGGTTCCCTTGAGCACACCACCACCCTCGGTACTGGCGCCACCGGGTCCGCGGAACCCGCAGCCACGCGCGGCAAAACGACCATCGCGGATGTCGTGGTGGTGAAGATCGCGGGGATGGCCGCCCGCGAGATCCCCGGCGTCCACGACATGGGCGGCGGCTTCTCCCGCACCCTCGGCGCCGTACGCGAACGGGTGCCGGGCGGAGGCAGGTCGAACGTCGGCCGCGGCGTGAAGGTCGAGGTGGGCGAGCGGCAGGCGGCCATCGACATCGACGTGGTCATCGAGTACGGCGTACAGATCACCGAACTCGCCCGCGACGTACGGGAGAACGTCATCGCCGCCGTCGAGCGCACCACGGGCCTTGAGGTCGTCGAGGTCAATGTGGCCGTCAACGACGTGCGGCTGCCCGAAGAGGACACCGACGACCGTGCCGGCGCGGAATCCCGCGTGGAGTAG
- a CDS encoding RNA polymerase sigma factor — MLVVRAKEGDEGAFETLVRRHGPELLRLAVRVVGERGAAEDAVQEAFVSAWRRLPDFRGDAAFRTWMHRIVTNRCLNALRARRPFTDLDAVAETAAPAHEGSPARAAEAEAALRDLSAALDRLSPEQRACWALRELHGLSYEDIAEAVGISQQAVRGRIFRARRSLTEAMSAWR; from the coding sequence CTGCTCGTGGTGCGGGCCAAGGAAGGGGACGAGGGCGCCTTCGAGACACTGGTACGCAGGCACGGCCCCGAACTGCTCCGGCTCGCGGTGCGCGTGGTCGGTGAGCGCGGGGCGGCGGAGGACGCGGTGCAGGAGGCGTTCGTGAGCGCGTGGCGGCGGTTGCCCGATTTCCGCGGGGACGCCGCTTTCCGCACGTGGATGCACCGGATCGTCACCAACCGCTGCCTCAACGCACTCCGTGCCCGGCGCCCCTTCACCGACCTGGACGCCGTCGCGGAGACGGCCGCACCGGCGCACGAGGGATCCCCCGCCCGCGCGGCCGAGGCGGAGGCCGCGCTGCGGGACCTCTCCGCCGCACTCGACCGGCTCTCCCCCGAACAACGAGCCTGCTGGGCGCTGCGGGAACTGCACGGCCTGTCGTACGAGGACATCGCGGAAGCGGTCGGGATCAGCCAGCAGGCGGTCCGCGGCCGGATCTTCCGTGCACGGCGCTCCCTGACGGAGGCGATGAGCGCATGGCGTTGA
- a CDS encoding Asp23/Gls24 family envelope stress response protein: protein MTRQQTRVLLEQAAATVARTVPGVACLQPGLADLLRSGARRTAPGESTSGARASYRAATGVWRIELRITVLDGYRAVDVTRAVRAAVTDMTGGNGSDPGGEPRVEVTVTVTGIL from the coding sequence ATGACCAGACAGCAGACCCGCGTCCTGCTGGAGCAGGCCGCGGCCACCGTGGCCCGTACCGTACCCGGCGTCGCCTGCCTCCAGCCGGGCCTGGCCGACCTGCTGCGGAGCGGCGCGCGCCGCACGGCCCCCGGTGAGTCGACGTCAGGGGCGCGCGCCTCGTACCGGGCGGCCACCGGCGTCTGGCGGATCGAGCTGAGGATCACCGTCCTGGACGGCTACAGAGCCGTCGACGTGACGCGCGCGGTAAGGGCCGCGGTGACCGACATGACGGGCGGGAACGGGTCCGACCCGGGCGGCGAACCGAGGGTCGAGGTCACGGTGACGGTGACGGGCATCCTCTGA
- a CDS encoding DUF4232 domain-containing protein, with protein sequence MRAKKLTLAALALTAGLSLTACQGGDNSASGANDSGSSSSSSSSSSDSAGKHHATNAGKDSVTTQSAEGSGGGQITAGTCKTADLDFGTAHGMGQGTLIVSFKNTGGDACSLKGFPGVDLRSQDASGPLSAERSDLAAPAVAIKPGESTRFTLHYPEKQDGEDGVYVSAIEVTPPNETHSKALSTDLSLPVGADGKVFVDPVGTGKQ encoded by the coding sequence ATGCGCGCCAAGAAGCTCACGCTCGCCGCCCTGGCCCTCACCGCCGGTCTCTCCCTCACCGCTTGCCAGGGGGGCGACAACTCCGCCTCGGGCGCGAACGACTCCGGGTCCTCCTCGTCCTCGTCCTCCTCCTCGTCCGATTCCGCCGGCAAGCACCACGCCACCAACGCCGGCAAGGACTCGGTCACCACGCAGTCCGCCGAGGGCAGTGGTGGTGGACAGATCACCGCCGGTACCTGCAAGACGGCCGACCTCGACTTCGGCACCGCGCACGGCATGGGGCAGGGCACACTCATAGTCAGCTTCAAGAACACCGGTGGAGACGCCTGCTCGCTCAAGGGCTTTCCCGGCGTCGACCTCAGGTCCCAGGACGCCTCCGGGCCCCTCAGCGCCGAGCGCAGCGACCTCGCCGCCCCGGCCGTAGCCATCAAGCCCGGCGAGTCGACCCGTTTCACCCTCCACTACCCGGAGAAGCAGGACGGCGAGGACGGCGTGTACGTCAGCGCCATCGAGGTCACCCCGCCCAACGAGACCCACTCCAAGGCCCTGTCGACCGACCTCAGTCTCCCCGTCGGCGCCGACGGCAAGGTCTTCGTGGACCCGGTCGGCACCGGAAAGCAGTAG